ATGCTTCATCGCTTGTGTTTTTGTTCGCATGTCGTTTATTGCGTTCAGCTGTGCAAAAGAGAAATGAGCTATGGATTTTAAGAAAATATTGCCTGGAAAATTGCTTGTGTGATAGACCACAACATCCTAATCCAACTTCTCAGCAATGTACTACAATCAATGGATTATTAATACTATAGTAGCAAGCTTTTATCTTGTTCAACTGAAGTGTGATTTTGCTGTAATAATTTTATATTTAAGGGAATCTATGCCTTTTTTCAGCGTCAAGCTGTTGCCGAGGGTGCTgatgacgatgaggaggaTCTGGAGGAGATCAGGGCACGACTTGCTAAAGTGAGGTCTTAAACTAGGGGAGTTCATAGCTTTCGACATAACACCAGACCCTTCTATGCATTGGGTTGATAACAGTGTAGATTTTTCTCACTTGAATCCTTTTTGAACCAGCAATGTGTTGTTGTATAGTATATATAAGGCTGTGTGACGGTGAAAATATGCGTGGTTCTTGATTTGTCTCTCGTCTGATAGAGTACATAGCATTGGTTCACACAAAAATTGAATAATCTCCCATTGAATAATGCTACTGGTGGCTCTATCAACTCAAGTATGTTATGTGTACAGAAACTGTACACACAAGATATTGTTCTGCTTGAGTGAGTGATTCCTGAGCTGACAAGATCCAGCTGTggtttactccctccgttccaaatgTAAGACGTATTTTGTTTTAcgtttgaccaacaattaatAGACCCCCCATTCCGAATGCAAgatgtattttgttttttatgtttGGCTACCAATAACtctattaattaatttgtaatCTATGTGACATAAAATTGGTATCACTAGATTCGTACTACTAaaagtattccctccgataacataataagtgtctcataTTTAATACAAATATGTTGACGAAAAACTTGTCttgacaaaataaaattcatcAGGtataaatacttgtcgtggtttgcactaaaatcacgacaagtatttagaaacggagggagtacaaaacaaataaatactAGAGGataccccgcgcgttgctgtGGAAATAGCCAATGCATACCGGGCGTATTTtagggagagacgttgcgaaTAACAAATTAAAATATGAATTTGAGAGTCATGGATGAGGAAATATCTAAAATGAAAATAGAAAGCCTATAGAATTGAAGTATCAACAAAGAACTTAAATCCTGAATGCAATTACAATAATGTCATGTCCAGAAATGAGGACCAAGGATAATAATTATTGGTAAAAATATGGGCAAACAAACCAAATCAATTTGCTGCTCTCCGACCTGATCTTTTTGGTGGACAAACCCtgtaaaaaatatactccctccgtcccatattaagtgattcaaatttgtcaaaatatgaatgtatctatgcctaaagaatgtgtagatacatttaataggaagtcacttaatatgggacagagagaGTGGAAAAATATAccaagagaaaacaaaactgCAGAATGCAAAAATCACGTACAACACGTGGGTGTTCCTCCTCTCCGGAGGCTACCGCTGCAGCTACAGGTCAGGTGGGCATTATATCTGAAAACCAAACTCCTGAACCAAAATAACTGGAACCAAATCCTATTAGACCCAAACAGTTTTTTCCGATTGAAAAGCAGAATTTACTTCAGGCAATTTGGATCTTGCACTTGGATACGCGGACTAACGGCAAAAAAGAAGCCAATACCCTACGTATGCACACCTATGGCCTGACACTGCAGGCCCAATAGCCCAcccaataaaagaaaaaaaaccttgaGGCCTTAACCCTACGGGCTACCATCCCCCGATGCCTTGATCGACGAATTCACGATTTCACAAACCATCTCTTCTCGTCTGGCCATCTTCCAGGATTCACTTCTCTCTCATGCTCTTGTATGCcgattccaaaaatacctaGCCGCCACACCGCCTGTTCCTCCAAGCTCTGGGAGCGGACGCTATGGTGCCTCCTCGGCGGGGCGCCCAGATCCCCGCGCTTCGTCCCGTCGGCGCGTCGGCCTGAGCAGGAGGGGGGGAGCAGCCCTACAATGCATTCTTGATGGAGGACCTCGGCGTCGTGTTGGGGACGGGGGCGAGCGGCGCTGTAGGTGAGGTGGTGGTATCTAAGAGGGTCGGAGACAGGCAGGGAGCCACTGGTGGCCAGAACAGAGGCGGAGGATGACGGCATGGCCTGTGGAAAAGTCAACAGGGATGGTGAAATCGACATCatggtggaggcggaggcgagggCTTACAAAAGGTCATAAGAGGTGAAACCGCTGACAATTTTTCCATTTTGCTCGGCTCAATTAATCTCATCCTTTCGACTCGCACAATAATTTTCCTAATTTTCATCTTCTTCCGCTGCCTCTATCGATTCCGGCCCACTAAGCATTGGCTCGTCCATCCTACACATGTGACGGGCGGGCGATCGTGAACGAACGCAACGGGCGGGGACTGGCGCACAGTTCGATGCGGGAGTGCGGACGCAACGGCGGATCGCTCGCGGGCCGACACGGGAATGCAATTCAGGGAATCTGGAAATTAGGTAGTGGGTTTCCTCTGCTTAAATATAGAGGATTAGAAGGTTGGATGAATGCTGACATGGAAAATTAGAAGGTGGAGTGAACGCTGACGTGGATAGGCTGCATGTGCAGTTTGCTAAATTAACTGCACTTAGTGGGATTCAACTTTATAAAGTTTATAGATGTATATATCATAATGGATTtaacaaattatttttaagatatattaattaaaaaaattaggcaCGCAGATATctgtagatttttctatataCTTGGTTAaactttattttttcaaaaacacagtacaaacacagacgctcacaacacacgcgtacactcacccctatgaacgcacacacgcacaccctacctCTATGAGCACATTTGAAGACTGAACTGGaagatcttgagagattgatgAAGTCACCGTAGGTGCCTCGCTGTTGATGGGTtcgtcacctaccactgaaagaatagcgCCGGATAAATCCTAAAATAATCCAGGGAAATGTGACACCCATGTCAAGACTAGAACTTGAATCTGAGTGGGTTGATTACATCACAAGGAACCAAACCACTTGAGCAAGGCTCGGTTCACTACTTGGTTAACTTTAAGAAGTATGaattaaattttaaaacaaaGCTAAACATGCTATAAAAAGGAATGAAAGGAGTATCTTCTAAGAAGTTGAGATTAATATACAAGTGGATAGCACAAGCCTTCTCCTACCTCTTCGATCGAAAGGGAGGGAATGGAAGGAGGTAGGAGAGAAGGGaggtacttcctccatcccataattgttgtcgctgttttagtataaatttaaaataaaacaacgacaagaatcaTAGTACGGTGGGAGTAGGAAAAAAGCTTGAGTGGGAAAgtcaagaaaaatgaaagtcCACATGTACAAGTGCATCTCAACAAATCGTTACCATGGTCATTACTTAGCAGAGAGAGAATATCTTAATTTATTCACAGTAAAAAAAGTAACATGTGATTATGAGAAGGTGGAGCCCACAAGATGAGCTTTTAAGTAAGAGGTTTTTAGTGGGTAACCATTATTTCTTTCTCATTCATATTCTCTTCTCCACATGACCTAAATGTTTATGTGTCGTGCTTATAGTAATTGCATTGAGGAATTGTTGGAGATGCCTTTAGATCAGAGCTAGCAATGTTTGATTTTATTTATGACGTAGAAATTGAAAACATCGCACACTACCTTTCCTTTTACACTAAACAAATAGACAAATTGAATAAAATGCACCACCAGTCATCTAACTTTGTGCTGACCGTTCAATTTTTGTCCTCGTACTCTCAAAACGCTCATCCAGGCCACTCACTACCTTACCCTCCTCCAGTCCCTCCTCCTTCTCGCGTCCCCATCCTCACCTTTCCCACCACCGTCGTTGCTGAATCGCCGCCGTCAAGCCTTGCCCCTCTCCAAGCGTCGTTCCTCATCCTCCTGCTCTCGTCCCCATCTGTCGCCTCGCTGCCTCGGGCAGGTCGCCACTGTCTCCCTCTTTCCCTCCCCAACCAGCATGCACCGCCTTGCAGCCCCATGAACCGCCTCTCGCCGGGAACTCATAGGTCCAGATCGTCTTCGTGCGGAAGAGATGGAGCGCCGCCGTCGTTGCTTGGATTTGTTGGAGGGGCGAGGCATCTCCGATACCGCCACTATCCTCCTTCCCGACCTCCGATGCGGCCGTCCTCCTTCTGTTGCCCAGTGGACCTTCCGGATCTCCCAACCCCCGTCACGGTCCTTCCCGATCACCAGTGCTGCCTCGCCGTCGGTCCTCCACGGTTGTGCTCAGCAGTCACCGCTCTGGGCATTGAGAGTATAGGATTTCTGTCTCCCGCAACTTTGTTATTTATTGAACTATTAATACTCACGTGCTCATGGTTATATGATGCATGGAATATATAGTTGTTGGAACGTACTTAAATACACTTATGTGTTTAAAGGAAGCTGGTGATTATTAATGAAATACAATATATCCTGTATGAATATTGGAAAGACTGTCCGGGCATGTTGATAATCGGAAGGAGCTAGGTCATTGGTTTGATTACAGTCCTAATGTCGACCTAACATGATTAGTAGAATTTAAACATGATCCTGGCGCATTGCTCACAAGTGCGTGTTTCGAGGACTTAAACATGATCATGACGCATTGCTCACAAGTGCGTGTTGCAAGGACTCACATATAGTTCCTAACTGATGAACTATATCGTGGTTGGTAGTTTAATCTGAACTCTATTTCTGAAAACTAGTTTAAATCTGAGAATTTAAAACTAGAACTCTTATCTGTAGATGCAGTATAAGAAGATTCTTACCTCCTAGCCTCAGATTGTGGAATTGTAAGCCGCACAACGTAAAAGCGCAGAGAAATAAGGTGTGGACCACCAAAATTTCCAACAGAGAGAGCTCGCTGATGCGCCGTGCTCGTTGCTGGCACTCACTGTTTTGCAGTTTAATTGCAGTGAGTTGCTGCCATTGGACCGCCGTGCGCTGCCGTCCCGTGTGAGCCACCCCCCATAGCCGTTGCCGACATTGTCTATGTCTGGCTCGTCGCGGCCCACCAAACCGTGGTCGCCACGGGAGGCCGCCCCCCGCCCCCTGATGCAAGCTAGCCACCCACGCGCGCTGTGCCCTTGGACATTGTTGGGGATGTCAATGGGGAGATGCTACTTGATTAATTACTcgctccgtcccatattaagtgactttttattatatgtatcttgacactttttaggcatagatacatacatatttagacaaatttgagtcacttagtATGATTagtatgagacggagggagtactttattgCAAGAATGGGAAGTTAATCGAGAGAGAGGGTACTGCCTCTGTCTCCATGGACATTGCCGACGCAAGAGTAGCCTGGATGGGGAGCAGCCATTTCTGTACGAGTACGAGCGAAGAAGAGGATACGGGTAGGAAATGTCACACCGGTAAGAGATGAGGgtctttttggaaaaaatgtGTCCTGTTTAGTGGTACAATTACATGCCATGTAATCAAAATACGTATGTTTTGAACCGTATTTTAATAGTGATCTAGAGGAGCGTTTTTTTAAGTACAAGGACTAGACCGAACGGTCAACAGAAGTTAGATGATTAAAGGACGCAATGACCTCCACGTGGATGGCCCACAACCCTCGCGCGTGTCCTATGAGGGCAAAAGAGGACTTCAGTTGACTccatgacaggtgggacccacatgACAGTAGTAGGctaaaaaaagataaagatcTAGTGGTAACTGATGTCCTTAGTTTCGTGCACGATTTGGTCGCTGTGCGTGATGAACGGTAATGGGAAGCCTTTTTTCGTGTCAAAAACTGCTCTGCTCCCGAAGTCTTCCCTCTTCGGTTCGCTTCCCGTCCCGTCGGTTCAGCTCGCAGTACCATGGCGCCCACTGGTCAGTGTCAAGCCCTcttgctcctgctcctcgctgctgccgccgccgtctcggcGGTGGACGAGGCCTTCCTCCGCCACCCCTCCTTCGCCTCCTCCGCGCGGCCCCTCGCCCAGAAGACCCCCCGCTCCGCCGGCGCAGAACTCATCCGCGCCCTCAACCTCCACCCTCGGGACTCTCTGCCCCGCcgctccggcagcggcgatGCCCTCCCGGCTGGAACCCTTGTGGAGAGGCCCATCCACCTCGCGTCCCTGGTGGCCGGGACcgacgacgccggcgacaCGTCGGTGAGCAACCTCGGCCACCACGCCGGGTACTACCGCCTCGCCAACACCCATGACGCCAGGTGAGCTCACCTCCTTCCGTTCTCCGTTTTATAGCAAGGATCCGCTGCCTTGACATCTGCCATTTCTGCGCACGTATCTATCTTCTCTGTGTAGGTTGTTCTACTTCTTCTTCGAGTCCAGGCGCCACAAGAAGGAGGATCCCGTGGTGATCTGGCTCACGGGTGGGCCCGGCTGCAGCAGCGAGCTCGCGCTCTTCTACGAGAATGGCCCCTTTCACATTGCAGACAACATGTCGCTCCTCTGGAATGATTTTGGCTGGGACAAGGTATATAATCATCCTagccatatttttctgaaggGGTGTATTTTGATATTGTTTTCTACTTCTTTGGTTCAGAACTCTGCATAACATTCTTCCTGTTTGGGTATTGGATGCTGCAGGAATCCAACCTTATCTATGTTGATCAGCCAACTGGGACTGGGTTCAGCTACAGCTCTGATTCGCGTGATACCCGCCATAATGAAGCGAGCGTTAGCAATGACCTGTATGAATTCCTGCAGGTAATAGTTGTTCCTAATTGGGACATGTTGCATCTGAAGTTACACGCTCAGTTAAATGTGGAATTGTAATGATTTGGCCTGCATATGTAGTAGGAATCTATGCATAATATGTTTAACCTTGATGCACCGAGTTGCAATGCTTGTCAATATAACATGGGTGTTTCTTATTGTGTCAACAAGGTTAATGCAATAGTTGAGGTAAAACAGAGTTATTACCCCTAGTCTTGAGTTAAAATCTAGATGCAAATGTggccttttgttttgttctcaTAAGTTCCTTGCATCTTATTCTATGCAACTTTGACAGGCCTTTTTCAAGGAGCACCTGGAGTATGCtgaaaatgatttttatatAACTGGGGAATCATATGCTGGGCACTACATTCCTGCCTTTGCAACTCGTGTGCACCAGGGTAACAAGAAGAAACAGGGCATTCACATCAATTTGAAGGTTTTAGTTTTCTCATTCTGGATGTATCAATATTGTTTTCTGTTATAAAAGGGTTTTCGTTGTTTGTAATCTgctctattttatttttcagggTTTTGCAATTGGCAATGGACTAACAGATCCAGCGATACAGTATAAGGCATACACTGATTATGCATTGGATATGGGCTTAATCACACAATCAGAATTTAACAAGATTAATAAAATAGTTCCTACTTGTGAATTTGCTATCAAGCTTTGTGGTAATTCTTGGACCCATCGTTAAATATCTCAACATTGATAGTCAGTTTGGCCTGTTGGACTTGCATAGTATCAACAATATTTATTGTTATTCAGAAGTGTGTCAGCCCTGCTCTGCTGCTCTATAATATGTGTATATTGAACTTAATTTTATCTTCTGCTTCAGGTACCTCTGGCACTGTATCTTGCTTTGCCGCATATGTTGTTTGCAATACAATATTCAGTTCCATCAGGTTGATAATCGGGAGCAAAAATGTAGGGTGGTATGCAAATCTTATTTGTTTCTTCCCCATTTTTGGAAATGTTCTGACTACTCATCTCATATTTGCAGTATTATGACATCAGGAAGCCATGTGTGGGGAGCCTATGCTATGATTTCTCTAATTTGGAAAAGTTTCTCAATCTGAAATCTGTCAGACAGAGCCTGGGAGTTGGAGACATAGAGTTTGTTTCATGCAGCCCGACTGTCTACCAGGCTATGCTCTTAGATTGGATGAGGAACCTTGAAGTTGGAATCCCTGAACTCCTTGAGAGCGACATCAAAGTGCTGATTTATGCTGGAGAGTATGATCTCATATGCAATTGGCTAGGTGAGTGTGTTACAACTTACAATTGCAAACTCTGAGAACCATATGCTATTATTTACCTCTGTTTCGATCTTACTTTACACTGAAAATCATAATACTGTGTTTTGTCTTCTGATATGTGCTTTCTAACTTGGTTTCTGCAAGAGATACTTGAGAAAATGTAACACACTTTAACACCTAGGACAGTAACCTGAATCTTCATTTTGTTCTGTGGTATTAAATTGTGGTGAAAGCACTCTTTTCAGACATGGATAATTGACCCAGTTGAGGTCTTCTATACTCGTCTAATCCCAGAAAGGGAGAAAGTCTAGTTTTTATCCTTTTCATGTTGGCTTGTACATAACGGCGAAATGTATGGCCATTGGATAAAATAAGTAATGACAATCTACTGGCCAAGATGTTTTTCATTAGGGCTTATTTGGTGTTGatgtattttttagtcactagtgTTGGTATTTGAGGGTTTTGGGTGTTCacccaaaactctcaaaaaccCGAACTAGTGTTTTTCtagtatgagaagtgttttagTTTGTGTTTTGTGGAGAAAACTAGGGATAATCCCCTCTAAACCCTttctaccaaacaaccatttgggatttctagtgtttttcattttggagTGGATAATACCCTTGAAAACACCCCAAAAACGCTAGTACCAACAAGGCCTTACTGGTTCTCCTGATTGTAGTTGTGATTTTCCTGATGTGGATACATAATCTATTTGTGATTTCGGCAGGAAACTCAAGATGGGTAAACTCTATGGAATGGTCTGGAAAGAAAGCATTTGTGTCCTCAACTGAGGAGCCGTTCACAGTTGATGGAAAAGAAGCCGGTGTTCTAAAAAGCTATGGTCCTTTGAGTTTCTTGAAGGTTAGTTCTAGAATACACAAACACAAAAGGGTCTTTCTTACCAACACTTGTTCTGGGACAAACACTAACCATGGTGATTTTTATACATACCTGCATATATTCACAAATATTCAGTATACaagacaaagaaaaacatttcTGTGAATTATAGAGATCAACTAAGATGAATAAGCTTTACTTAGAGATCAACTGTCAATGTAACGAGGATTATGGATCAAATGCCTGTTGCGTGTTGTGTGATACATCAGTTTGCATTTGACTGAAACTAACCATTAATTTTTCTTTGGTATCATCAGGTCCATGATTCTGGTCACATGGTACCGATGGACCAGCCAAAGGCCGCCTTGGAGATGCTCAGTAGGTGGATTTCAGGAAACCTTTCGGACGCATCTTCGAGCTCTCAGCAACTTGATTTTGCCATGTAACCCACACAATGTGTACGAGTAATATGACTTCCTAATGGACTACTGTGAAGTCTAGTGCGTGCATCCATCAGGATCTACTTTCGGAAACAGAGAAGCTTGTTGGCGGCCGTCCATACTCTATTTACCTTGTGTGGTGCTTGATGTTCAACAAGCTTGTAATAAAAGCCTTCAAGAGGATTATTGCTG
This is a stretch of genomic DNA from Brachypodium distachyon strain Bd21 chromosome 1, Brachypodium_distachyon_v3.0, whole genome shotgun sequence. It encodes these proteins:
- the LOC100837523 gene encoding serine carboxypeptidase-like, translated to MAPTGQCQALLLLLLAAAAAVSAVDEAFLRHPSFASSARPLAQKTPRSAGAELIRALNLHPRDSLPRRSGSGDALPAGTLVERPIHLASLVAGTDDAGDTSVSNLGHHAGYYRLANTHDARLFYFFFESRRHKKEDPVVIWLTGGPGCSSELALFYENGPFHIADNMSLLWNDFGWDKESNLIYVDQPTGTGFSYSSDSRDTRHNEASVSNDLYEFLQAFFKEHLEYAENDFYITGESYAGHYIPAFATRVHQGNKKKQGIHINLKGFAIGNGLTDPAIQYKAYTDYALDMGLITQSEFNKINKIVPTCEFAIKLCGTSGTVSCFAAYVVCNTIFSSIRLIIGSKNYYDIRKPCVGSLCYDFSNLEKFLNLKSVRQSLGVGDIEFVSCSPTVYQAMLLDWMRNLEVGIPELLESDIKVLIYAGEYDLICNWLGNSRWVNSMEWSGKKAFVSSTEEPFTVDGKEAGVLKSYGPLSFLKVHDSGHMVPMDQPKAALEMLSRWISGNLSDASSSSQQLDFAM